A genome region from Geodermatophilus bullaregiensis includes the following:
- a CDS encoding Hsp70 family protein has protein sequence MSHSLGIDLGTTSVAAAVARDRRAEMVPLGDTSAVAHAAVHVGADGSVTGGDAAARRAVTDPDRVAQDLKRRLGDPTPVVLGGVPYPVATLLGSLLETAFTRAVGSSGGQPDTVVLTHPATWGPVQCRALADVAGAAGLTRYSTVTEPEAAAAYHGATRHLGTGEVFAVYDLGGGTFGATVLRRTPDGTEVLGVPDGIERLGGTDLDDAVLAHVDAAAGGFLHRLDLSDARTVVALARLRQDCTAAKEALSFDTETTIPVFLPGRHTEVRLTRPEFQELIRVPVESTLRVLDRTLRTAGVAPGELSSVLLVGGSSQIPLIAETVSRELGCPAVLDAHPEHAVALGAAILGAERRTGVPAPHVRGAAPAAVAPTGQPGPPAETAPVGTAPVGSAPGTPSSGPPPSGVPTVGPVTPPDPEGGARPADDGPKGPPALLAVAVLLLAVLVGVTVLTAGIDPPSTPEAGTGPTAASSAVVDTLPEPAAFAPVAASAPVPSTTGTVPVGETPGYAVASPDGRRLYVAQRAAGTIAVVDTAVDRVVTTIDVPSGPPQYLTLSPDGTRAYVSVWDDDRTVAAISVLDTTTGEFGATVPMLSRPYVSAVSPDGTRLYVPNHDSDVLTVVDTRTATPVAEIEVPPNPHWVELTPDGTRAYVADHDSNVVAVVDTATDTVVDEVPVGTSPHSVAVHRSRPLVVNVNFDAASVSVIDTDSDEVVATVPVGEGPQDVSWSADGRFAYVTNVRDSTLSVLSAEDFTVTATIPTGTSPTSVTVLPDGRKGYVSDLDSGTLTVLDLTG, from the coding sequence GTGAGCCACAGCCTCGGGATCGATCTCGGGACGACGTCCGTCGCCGCCGCCGTCGCGCGCGACCGCCGCGCCGAGATGGTCCCCCTCGGAGACACGTCGGCGGTGGCGCACGCCGCGGTGCACGTCGGTGCGGACGGCTCGGTCACCGGTGGTGATGCCGCCGCCCGCCGGGCCGTCACCGACCCGGACCGGGTGGCCCAGGACCTCAAACGCCGTCTCGGGGACCCCACACCGGTGGTGCTCGGCGGTGTGCCGTACCCGGTGGCGACGCTCCTGGGCTCCCTGCTGGAGACCGCGTTCACCCGAGCCGTCGGGAGCTCGGGCGGTCAGCCCGACACCGTCGTGCTCACCCACCCGGCCACCTGGGGACCCGTGCAGTGCCGGGCACTCGCCGACGTCGCCGGGGCCGCGGGCCTGACCCGGTACTCGACGGTCACCGAGCCCGAGGCCGCGGCGGCCTACCACGGAGCCACCCGGCACCTCGGGACCGGCGAGGTCTTCGCGGTCTACGACCTCGGCGGCGGCACCTTCGGCGCGACCGTCCTGCGCCGCACTCCGGACGGGACCGAGGTCCTGGGGGTGCCGGACGGCATCGAGCGCCTCGGCGGCACCGACCTCGACGACGCCGTCCTCGCCCACGTGGACGCCGCCGCGGGCGGGTTCCTGCACCGGCTCGACCTCAGCGACGCCCGGACCGTCGTGGCGCTGGCCCGGTTGCGCCAGGACTGCACCGCCGCGAAGGAGGCGCTCTCCTTCGACACGGAGACGACGATCCCGGTGTTCCTCCCCGGCCGGCACACGGAGGTCCGGCTGACCCGCCCGGAGTTCCAGGAGCTGATCCGGGTGCCCGTGGAGTCCACGCTCCGCGTGCTGGACCGGACGCTGCGGACGGCGGGTGTGGCGCCGGGCGAGCTCTCGTCGGTGCTGCTGGTCGGAGGGTCGTCGCAGATCCCGCTGATCGCCGAGACGGTGTCCCGGGAGCTCGGCTGCCCCGCGGTCCTCGACGCCCACCCGGAGCACGCCGTGGCCCTCGGTGCCGCCATCCTCGGCGCGGAACGGCGGACCGGGGTCCCCGCCCCGCACGTGCGGGGAGCCGCCCCGGCCGCCGTCGCCCCGACCGGGCAGCCGGGTCCACCGGCGGAGACAGCGCCGGTCGGGACCGCACCCGTGGGGTCGGCGCCCGGGACCCCGTCGTCCGGCCCCCCGCCGTCCGGCGTCCCCACGGTGGGGCCGGTCACCCCGCCGGACCCGGAGGGGGGTGCGCGACCCGCGGACGACGGGCCGAAGGGGCCGCCCGCCCTCCTGGCGGTGGCGGTCCTGCTGCTGGCCGTCCTGGTCGGGGTGACGGTGCTGACCGCGGGGATCGACCCACCGAGCACCCCGGAGGCCGGGACCGGTCCCACGGCCGCCTCGAGCGCGGTGGTGGACACGCTCCCGGAGCCGGCCGCATTCGCACCGGTGGCGGCGAGCGCGCCGGTCCCGTCGACGACCGGCACCGTCCCGGTCGGTGAGACGCCGGGCTATGCCGTCGCCTCGCCCGACGGCCGCCGGCTCTACGTCGCCCAGCGCGCGGCCGGGACCATCGCGGTGGTCGACACCGCGGTCGACCGGGTGGTCACGACCATCGACGTCCCGTCCGGCCCGCCGCAGTACCTGACCCTCTCACCGGACGGCACGCGGGCCTACGTCAGCGTCTGGGACGACGACCGGACCGTCGCGGCGATCAGCGTGCTGGACACGACGACCGGCGAGTTCGGAGCCACCGTCCCGATGCTCAGCCGTCCCTACGTGTCCGCGGTCAGCCCGGACGGGACGAGGCTCTACGTCCCCAACCACGACTCCGACGTCCTCACGGTCGTGGACACGCGCACGGCGACGCCGGTCGCCGAGATCGAGGTGCCGCCCAACCCGCACTGGGTGGAGCTGACCCCCGACGGCACGCGCGCCTACGTCGCCGACCACGACTCGAACGTCGTCGCGGTCGTGGACACCGCGACCGACACCGTGGTCGACGAGGTGCCGGTCGGGACGAGCCCGCACAGCGTGGCGGTGCACCGGTCCCGGCCGCTGGTCGTCAACGTCAACTTCGACGCGGCCTCGGTCTCGGTGATCGACACCGACAGCGACGAGGTCGTCGCCACCGTCCCGGTCGGGGAGGGGCCGCAGGACGTCAGCTGGTCGGCCGACGGCCGCTTCGCCTACGTCACCAACGTCCGCGACAGCACGCTGTCGGTCCTCAGCGCCGAGGACTTCACGGTCACCGCGACCATCCCGACCGGGACGTCGCCGACCTCGGTCACCGTGCTCCCCGACGGCCGCAAGGGGTACGTCAGCGACCTCGACAGCGGCACGCTGACCGTCCTCGACCTCACCGGCTGA